GATATCAAAATTCTAGAGGCAGAATGAGagtaagttttacaaaaagaaaacacaccttgaaatgaattatttaaacataattgtGTGAATGATTTGTCCAAAATATCTTTAGCATTTGAAGGATAATCGTAATGTTGATATTTCCAGACAGGGAGACATTTTCACCGGACGTCCCTTCTGATCAAGGCCTTTAATCACAAATTTCGCCTagatttagaattaaatacgTAAGTGCTctctaattaaaatgttgataacatttttaaatgtaatctCTCGGACTATAAAGAAtctaattagaaaatttagtTAGTTTATTGATTAAGAATCATTTTGTTGCAGGCAACTTTTAGCTCCAAACCTTGGACAAAAAGACTTTTTAGTCGGCAACGCGGAACAAGTGTCTAAGCAGGTAATGTATTCCGAGTAAATGCAATCTCACATGCGGCAACCTAATGGCATTTAAGTATTCACATAATGCAAACCGACATGCACGGTCGttgataaagatataattgttttgcatAATTAGTTACTTTGCTCTGCAGCTTGTTAAAACAAGTTTAATTTGGAAGTAATTGCTTTTAACACGTTGCGTGTCATGTTGATTTTACGCGGCCTTCCATTCATATATGGAagttgttatacatatatgtttataagttatatgttacaaaattgcaaaaattattgaaaaaagatataacatGTAGaatgcatttataaaatttcagatAGTTTGAATGTTCAGCGAAAAGTTCAGCGTAGGTCGCTGGTCACCTACGCGACATGTGTTAATAACGTTTCATTATTACTATAAGTCTTTCTAAAGGGCGGGATAGAAAAAAGTGGTTTTGAAAATGACAAAGTTATTTTAACGCCacacgagagaaagagaaaaatgtcatatgtgcaagcatatatattatctattttgcTATAAAAAAGCGGTACTACAAATAgcgaaatttaaaattcatataaagtTTAACTTCACGCAAGGGTTAAATGTTAAGAGAAGAACTTGAAGgtttttatcgataaaatctATAATGGTGTTTTTAATTGTTGCAGGAGATAGAACATTGTTATTATCACGGCACCGTGAGAGATTATCCGGGAGCTAGCGCTGCTTTTCACACGTGTAACGGTGTCAGCGGTGTCATTCATTTAGGCAACGAGACGTTCGTCATTCATCCATTCTACGGCGGCGATTTGTCGGTCagtaatttattcaaaaagaaTGTTAGAGTGACGGCGTATGTGCGACATTATCGAAGTATAAACGAATCAAACTATGCGCATTCAATTCTCTCATTAATATATACCTATTctcaaaataacttttttgcacaatgttgctgacaaaaattaataatgctaTGCTTGTAGATACATTGATTGCTCTTCTGAAGAAATGAGAATCTAATTTTTTCGTCATTTTATTCTAACTCGTGCACAgccttaaaataaaattggtgGAAGTGGCTAAATTTAGACCAAAAGTCTCAGAGTTGGTTGATTTGCTTTGATTTTATTACTAGATTAGAAGTAACTTGGCGGAAGTTTAGGTCATGCTATAATTAAATGGAACGTCAAGTGTCGAGCACAGGCGTGGCAACAAGATGGTTGGCAAAGGCATAAACTATATGCAGGCCTCTCTTTTAGCAGAAACATCCTCACATTATATTTGAAGCCCGAACGAAAGCTAACAAAGGCTGCGCTAACATGGGAAGTGATCAGCGTGTAAAAAGTCGCCGGCAGAAGCATATTGGGCTATCAGAGATCATCTCCGATCGATACAAAAGAGACGTCCGTGAAGCAACCAAATACATCGAAACTGCCATCATTATCGATAAGGCTATGGTATacatattatcttttattttatgctttgAGACCAATCGCTGCaagcgcaaaattataaaagtgatagaattatatagataaaacatacgaaaaaatatcaaaatattacacTATAAAGTCACAAAAAGTATACAATGTGCGCGGATAtgataaactataaaaatttattttttttagcaatcGGCCAATTCAATTGGCCTTGATTCCGCTTGCGTATGTTTTAATGCATTCCTAGCGCAGAACtcagattattaattactttaaataattaaatactaaattatttaataaaatttagtaacaacattgtaaaatagatactaatttttattatactaattttatttccaaaattgtttgcaattttaaattttgcgtgAGAAGaaagcaatttaataatttatttatttaattatttgatacgCTTCTAacgtttatcaaataatatttctgtgCTTGTATATAGTTTGACAAAAGAAACGGTAGTACCAGAGCTGAGGTTGTTCACGATGCCATCCAAGTCGCTAATATCGCAGATTTGGTAAGTCAATACACGTGCATCGTCATTTCGatagaatgtatattaaattgaattttttttgcagtatTTCCGTACGTTAAATACTAGAGTCTCCGTCGTATACATCGAAACTTGGCAGGGCAGCAACCAGGCGAAAATCGAAAGTGATATCGGTCAAACCTTGTCAAACTTTAACGATTATACGATGCGGAGAATGTATCATATTACTCAGGACACCATCCAATTGCTCACGTGAGTCCGTTATTCGTTTCCCGAATCTTTAACCTACGACTTGAATctctaatttctttaatatttaacattataactttttatgtgTGATTacactttaattttattaattttactaataggtattttaaatagtttaaatgtgtacaagatatataaaacaacaaattaaatttataaaataaataattaatttacggATTTTTTTAACGGCAGAGGTGAGACATTCTCAGGTGGAGTATCAGGGATAGCTGTACCATCGACCGTGTGCAGCCAAAGAGCCGTAGGAATCAGCGTCGATTTAAATACTTACGAGCCTCATCTTTTAGCTGGTACCATGGCTCACATGATCGGCCACAATATTGGCATGAGCCACGACGATGGAAGTCAGTGTTTACTCATGTCACTCTTCATATATTAATCGATTCTACACAAGTATCTCTAGGAGCGgtaaaaaaacttttcgttaaaaaatttttaggaaGTGATTGCAACTGCCGCGACTGGCACGGGTGCATCATGGCTCAATCCATCGTCGGCCTAGAGAACGTTCAGCCGTACAAGTTTTCGGAGTGTAGTAAAACTGACTATATAGAAGCCTTGAAAGTCGGTAACGGCATTTGCCTTTTCAACAAACCAAACcaggtaaataaaaagaagatctGCTCTCGTGATTATTTCATTCGCATTTCGAATTGGAGCAAATTCGACGAAGTGCACAAACCAATAAATGAGTTCTGATAATCGATTTCGAATTTGCTTCAGTTGGAGATTGAGAGGAGGACATGCGGAAACAGGGTAATCGACGACGGGGAACAATGCGATTGCGGAACTATCGAGGAATGCCACGAGTTCGATCCTTGCTGCGATCCTATCACCTGCAAATTGACAACGGAGGCCGAATGCGCAACCGGTCCTTGTTGCAACGATTGTAAGGTAAGATATTTCAACAGATTCAATAAATAACTGAACGCTACAAAATGCCATGAATTGTCAGTAAATTGTGTTTacataccaaaaaaaaaattaactctaTTAAATGCGTACTTGTGAAGAAACAAGCAATCGCATTTTCGATACCACTTATATTgcttttataacaaatatcgCCTGTAATATGAAATTGCAGCTCCGACCTCGCGGTGTCGTCTGTCGCGAATTGACAAACGAATGCGATTTACCGGAAGTGTGCTCTGGTGACACCGGCCAGTGCCCACCGGACGTTTACAAGAAGAATGGCAATCCGTGTTCTAACAACGCCGGGCATTGCTTCAATGGGGTGTGTCCGGCTTTGGATCTGCAGTGCGAGCAAGTCTGGGGTTACGGCGGAGTCGCTGCCGACGAGAAATGTTTCGAGCAATTTAACTCCAAGGGTTCCATCAATGGTCATTGCGGTACCGATCCCAGCGGTCATTTTATCAAATGCGATCCGGAGTAAGTAATTGCTCTTGTCGCGTGTAAAGAAAGATaagtgtacaaaataaaagacagAAAAGAGAAATAGCAGAaactaaatgaaaaagatgcaaaaatctatactaacaaatttttattatcttcttttatttaattattattcaaatttttaacgcAAAAAGCAGTTTATCGGAagtttataagtttatatgtaatattgattggtcaaaatgagaaatatttttttcagaaacgTTCGTTGCGGATCCCTTCAATGTGAACAAGGAAGCAAGCAGCCGGTAATTGACGGAATGAAGGATTATTATACTAGAACTATAATTTCCATTAAGAAACAGGAATACGAGTGCAAGTGAGTCTCCAGTTCAGTCaaatgtatcaattttttaaattggattggctttattaaatcaattattttgactTGTAAGAGCTACAACCGGAAAAGTTGAAGGAACCGATATGCCGGGATGGGGATTGGTCCGTGACGGCACATCCTGCGGTGATAACTTGGTAATCGTATAACCATATAAcgctatatttaaataacattcaggagtaaaaatttaaatgtaactttacttatttttttaaatattatttttccttaATTGTCAGATCGAATTAATGAATTGTCAATTACGATACATTCTAGATTTGCGTGAATCAAACTTGTACGAGCTTGTTTCCACACATCGATCAAGAGAAATGTCCTAGCAATCACGACAACAGCGAGTGCTCAGGAAATGGCGTAAGCAAATTTCAGGACGAAACAATTCAGAACAATTTACTACAACATTataattctgataaaaaaatatttttgagttACATATTTGAAAGATCCAACTTTTAGAATGTGATTATACtccaattaaataatatctagAATTTCCTTGATAATTTCATGATTATTTGTAGAATTGAAATTTGATTCGTAGCATAATGAGTAGGTTACACGAATTAcgattacattaataatttgctCGAAATTGTTATTTTGCCGCAGGTATGCACGAATGTCAACAAGTGTTATTGTGATCCTGGTTGGAGCGGACCGGACTGTTCAATAGAGCAATTCATTCCGACGGCATTGCCAACGCCATCCACACCCGAATCTCCGAAATCTGGTTCGGATTCTAAACTGGAGAAGAAAGAGACCCCCTACGGtaagcttatttattttatttcatttattttatcactgcTAATTAGAGAATAAACGTGGAAAACTGATGCGCCACTGTGTTCttgcagaatttttattatgattgaCTCTCTAGCAAGCctataaattaatctaaagTTTTTTCAAACGTTATCCGAAATTACTTGTTTGCTGCATATGTGCTTTCTGGAGGGTTAACTATACAAAAGGAGAATAATAGTTTACGtattttactaatattatatgattattgtGAGATAAATCTCATATCGACTCACTTCAAAAaacagcaaataaaaaaatattcaattttaaattaaaatacgtataatttgatttcatttggagaaaattatattatattataatttattaaatattaaaatatggcaattatttataagcaAAAATGCGAAAAGTTCACATAACTGcgtttaacaaataaaatgttacatgaAATCAGGAATATTGTGTCGTTGCTTTTTGAATTGAGTTTTCAATAAAGttgtgtaatataaataaataattattattcataatattattacgataTGTGAAAATGAGTACGAGTGGCTGATATTTCTAGTATttcgtattaattatattgtagaaTTTAAGCGTTATAAAAGTATAGAATACTCGATAATcgtaatatttgtttcatattttaacgCTCTTAATTATCATcgagttatttattattaattattagtcATTAATTCTTGGATACAGCGGACTTCCATTACATGAATcgttcaattattttcaatctgtactaattatatcatataataaatagcgTTCATCATTGTTCAAAAAGTTGCAATTACTGCACAATTAAaactacaataaaatattgaattgttGATccaatttattgtaatttttgtgtcgcaaaatttttatttcaaaattgtattcaataattgttattgcataaataaaataccaaTTTTGACATTATGGGCTTTAGATTAAATAAGATCGACGCTCTCAGATTGAAACTATAACTTTCTAAACCAATTTCACATTCGATCAACGGTAAGCAGTCCCTTTCATTGACGGAAAATGGTTTAGATCGGAAATAGTGTCGTTTCCGATAAAAAGAAGTCTACTGTACCTTCAATTCTAGCAATATGGGGTCCAGTTGATCGTTTCGATCGACTTTGGGCTAGCGATAAGACAGAGTTAGAATTTTTTGGGGTCATACTATCAGCTGTGCACATAAAACTTGATGCGtatgtgaatatatatatacatatatatatatatatatatatatatatatatatatatatataatgcaatcTTGATTTCGTTGTAAGAAGAGCAGAAGTGGAAAAGAGGATCTTCTTGTATCCTGTTGTATCCTTTCAGTCCTTTTTCAGTCCTTTCGTATGCGACATCTTTTATTCCTCAAGCGATATTCATTCTATTCATTCattctattatttaatcagataagattattctataatttatatttaacactttaataagctcttgaatttttatatgttgaattttcaaatttatatattctctatatattttttatgtattttcatatattccttatatatttttttaaatcgccaactttttttcttaggacttttatcttttttgacTTGATCTCTAAGAGATCTTCTTAGAGATCCATGAATCGTTCAGCGAAAAGAGagatatctttaaattttgagagttttaaaattttacgtaacaataattaatgtttacaTGTAGAATGTAATCGTCACGTGCAATATTTTACGTACTCACGTACTCACGTACACGAAACAAGATATGGTCACGCATGTACACACCGCACGCGTGAGATACAAAATGCTTGATCGTTTCAGGTCGTACCAACAACAATCTTTCTACGGGATTGATGGTAGTGATCTTGGTGGGTGTCGTGACGGGCGTCTTCCTTTGTTTTGCACTAATGGCTGTTTGCTACAGGTACAGTAACAGCGAGATCAAGGCCTGTCGtcttcgtcttcgtcgtcgtaATTCGTGGCTAGCtggatgatgatgatgatgataatgatgatgataatgatgataatgatgatgataatgatgaggAGGCATCGCACGCGGCCATCAATGTTCTATCATAATATCGATCACTCTTAGCCTATTCTACTCGGTGTTCACTTATTACACATATTAACGCGAGAGTTGCAGAAACAAAAATCGCTGCGTTCAGCTCACACGACGACAGTGAgaagattatttatatgttgatGTCTCTCATTTATCCTCAGCtttctctcaatttttttttggcatCCTTCACTAAATGAGTTGCAAGAAAACTGCTAGTGTAGATTTCTCGAACCTTTCTTGGATCATATTACCTCGCAGAATGGATCGCTTGCAACCTTAGACCCTTGACGCTTCAGCTTTTGGTTCACTTAGATTCTAATTATCTCACATCCTAGATTCCTTGCGAAGAAAGTTCCTTAGAAGAGCACAGTTGTCCTACATGCTATGCATTCGAGATTGTTCCCACTATGCTAAAATCCTACGCTTCGTGAATCTTAAGTTATCTTGAATCTTAAATTACTCAGGTAACATATagttaattcttaaaaatcttAAGTTTTAGATTGGATTATTTGATATTCAAGCTTTATTACCAAACGATTattgttgatttttaaaatcttcagCTGTATTTATCCATATGTATTCTCCATGAAAATTGAATGCAGCTGGTTTTGTGTCTGTATCGCTCGCATACatgacaaaatatatgtatatcttttttttctatatatatattatatatttatatatatataaataatattgtcacTATGTGGTGTGCTATGGATGTGCTCATGGCATAGTGATTTATAATCGTGACTATGTTGTTCGAACGACGATTTCGATCTTACTAATTATCGCGTTTCGAGGGACAACAATGAGAATTTCTTACAAACATAACGTTacgagcaagaaattaaattaaaataaaaaaaaatacagataaatataagatagataataaatataaattgtgtacatattttatgtctCTTTGAGTTTGCTAAAaatcgagatatttttatataattagattttataagaaaaaattgtgaaaaaattggaAGCAAAttctatgaaataataaaaaagtttgtcTTTGTCAAAATATTTGGTCGTCCCTCAAAAAGCGACGTTGGAGGACTTATACAATGTGCCAGCTGCTTGTATGCCCTATGAAAGCATGAAAGAAGCTGATTAGCGAAGAATCTATTGAACATCgttaattactaataattgtGTACAACTTGGCGGACCCTTACAAATTAGAAGTATTAATTAGaagtattaatttcttaagtCAACGAAACAGGCTCTTTACAGAAAATCGATGTTCcgataaattaaatgataCAATTAATCCTTTTGGCAATTGTCCGcaaaatattgacattttatatttacaattagtttatttataactGACTGCTATTATAACcgaaaagaatattaagaactaaaaatattgatagaaaCTGCCTTTTTCCAGAGAGAATATGAAAGGATTCTAGGGTAATATAACGGATCTACGCGTTTCTTTGGATCCTTGGATCCTTGGATACTACCAAGATCTGTGGATTTTCATGTTTTTGAATATTGAATTTCACGGTTTCTCACATTCTTGAGATCTTACAGATTTACGAATTAATTATAGGCTTagatgattaaaattttatgtccTCGAGTactaataataagataaatattatatataaattctcaaaTTTGAGAAGAGAATCAAGATTCTGAAACTCTGTCGAACATACTATTAACCTGATTATGAAACTTTGTAACTTGAAACTtgcagatttttatttcttatttttttttgtttgacgaTTGAATTCCGCACGACACCTAACGTGATACTGAATCTgcatttttcaagttataaagtttaataattggAGCAACAATGTAGAGTGTTTTAAAACGCAGCTCAAGATTTACTTTtcttatgtttattataatgattaaaattttatatcattaatatgataataatacaatacatactaaaataaattcttaaattttattgcacataaTATCACGAGTAAAGCTTGGGTTGcattattctaaaaatgaaCACTCTATATTAAATAGCGATTGtttatgtatacaataatatacatatatgtatgtctcTCTTCACGTGCTGATATTGGCTTCTCTGTTTCTTGTCTGTTTCTGTCTGCCATCTCTGTCTGTCTGCATGCTGTGGGACGCTCGGATACGAAAATACCGAATCGAACCACCCCGCTACGTAAACTGCAATGGTGTAAATCTTCATATtgcaaaacaaacaaaaaaaaaaaaataaataaatgaacgtataataatacattcatGACGGTGTAAAATGACGGCGCGTCACATGGACGTCtgacgatgatgatgatgacgaaTGCTAATGATGATGACAACGAATTACATACACACAATACGTATATACAGAGAACTACCACGGCTCTAACACTGTATTTTTAGTTGGTATGCTCATGTCGGTGGTAGGGGGTGTTTTCGTAGTATTTGCTCTGATGGCTCTCTGCTACAGGTCAGTCGTAGTACATAAAAACTTCTCCCTCTGTCTCAGGTTAGTGTGCAGAAACATACACAAGTAgaacttttctctctctctctctctttctttctctttctttctttttttctttctttctctttctctctctctctctctgtcagtgtcctttttcttttttcttctgtttctttctttctctctttcttctctcttccttttccGTACGTGTGTTACAAGGGGTGAAAGGAGTGTGCGCACTAAGAGTGGCATGCCGCTCTTCGAGAAATTTGCAGTGCAACTTGTTTCCTCAGCAAGCATTCGGTTTCGTTGCTCGATGTTGCTTTCGTGTTACTGTTCATGGTAGTGCACCTTGACATGAATCTTGACGAAAGGCTAATTTTGCtgttatgtttttattttgatcacGAAATCGGTTCTTATTTGACGATCGATTAATAGTCTAGTCAATGCTTATTTATAGCTTC
The window above is part of the Linepithema humile isolate Giens D197 chromosome 8, Lhum_UNIL_v1.0, whole genome shotgun sequence genome. Proteins encoded here:
- the mmd gene encoding disintegrin and metalloproteinase domain-containing protein 9 isoform X10, which produces MFWLHCGLFVLVIAVSGFISSLADTTSKREADYTLDDSFWKEEETPVGEVERLLREYRQNQELVRNIGGHYYQIIYPVQLRHHEKMGISTREVGISKFPQRGYGDGGYQNSRGRMRTGRHFHRTSLLIKAFNHKFRLDLELNTQLLAPNLGQKDFLVGNAEQVSKQEIEHCYYHGTVRDYPGASAAFHTCNGVSGVIHLGNETFVIHPFYGGDLSKHPHIIFEARTKANKGCANMGSDQRVKSRRQKHIGLSEIISDRYKRDVREATKYIETAIIIDKAMFDKRNGSTRAEVVHDAIQVANIADLYFRTLNTRVSVVYIETWQGSNQAKIESDIGQTLSNFNDYTMRRMYHITQDTIQLLTGETFSGGVSGIAVPSTVCSQRAVGISVDLNTYEPHLLAGTMAHMIGHNIGMSHDDGRSDCNCRDWHGCIMAQSIVGLENVQPYKFSECSKTDYIEALKVGNGICLFNKPNQLEIERRTCGNRVIDDGEQCDCGTIEECHEFDPCCDPITCKLTTEAECATGPCCNDCKLRPRGVVCRELTNECDLPEVCSGDTGQCPPDVYKKNGNPCSNNAGHCFNGVCPALDLQCEQVWGYGGVAADEKCFEQFNSKGSINGHCGTDPSGHFIKCDPENVRCGSLQCEQGSKQPVIDGMKDYYTRTIISIKKQEYECKATTGKVEGTDMPGWGLVRDGTSCGDNLICVNQTCTSLFPHIDQEKCPSNHDNSECSGNGVCTNVNKCYCDPGWSGPDCSIEQFIPTALPTPSTPESPKSGSDSKLEKKETPYENYHGSNTVFLVGMLMSVVGGVFVVFALMALCYRRKSTVQKYDPPYSKKPQQKSYSSVSGNHHAEAAALDTVNKILTFGRMPQYSRGETQRVLFRPPNNVAAADGPRVKEHKPQPKRHGVEEEDGGTGAEEVVSFIDLPPNNLTKLPEKGILKKHGGYGIGGGAIEHVERTLNQLNGYHEDILEVLKNAASRRDLAGTPSGSGNLLDEDALRKSLAECGYPDVYRKDTDGQDNGIDNGQEDEEEDVELQPPCGTIRIRTLEDLIRQLEHRATTRPYMSGQMSPSGSEEIRISEGDPDRHYRIDSSVCSESSQGSRRCSRGRDEDASRFVYGRYRQPTSRSPYGNHQHTHQHSHQMHLEDEGIYETADPDRGSNTRGETPDCESDAFIQAQQQVARWTSEDGGGVQHRPPQQPPPPPAMQLPVQQQTQQQQQQQQQQQHQLPVEQLPIKQRGYYPSPPQTENNLDASNNAEVESAQSQQQQQTLSDIREIDVNHLPNINKRPIDDNFSLDCNIMNNGSPKELLTNNTSDNENTALLPHTHFPEYKH
- the mmd gene encoding disintegrin and metalloproteinase domain-containing protein 12 isoform X12, coding for MFWLHCGLFVLVIAVSGFISSLADTTSKREADYTLDDSFWKEEETPVGEVERLLREYRQNQELVRNIGGHYYQIIYPVQLRHHEKMGISTREVGISKFPQRGYGDGGYQNSRGRMRTGRHFHRTSLLIKAFNHKFRLDLELNTQLLAPNLGQKDFLVGNAEQVSKQEIEHCYYHGTVRDYPGASAAFHTCNGVSGVIHLGNETFVIHPFYGGDLSQKHPHIIFEARTKANKGCANMGSDQRVKSRRQKHIGLSEIISDRYKRDVREATKYIETAIIIDKAMFDKRNGSTRAEVVHDAIQVANIADLYFRTLNTRVSVVYIETWQGSNQAKIESDIGQTLSNFNDYTMRRMYHITQDTIQLLTGETFSGGVSGIAVPSTVCSQRAVGISVDLNTYEPHLLAGTMAHMIGHNIGMSHDDGRSDCNCRDWHGCIMAQSIVGLENVQPYKFSECSKTDYIEALKVGNGICLFNKPNQLEIERRTCGNRVIDDGEQCDCGTIEECHEFDPCCDPITCKLTTEAECATGPCCNDCKLRPRGVVCRELTNECDLPEVCSGDTGQCPPDVYKKNGNPCSNNAGHCFNGVCPALDLQCEQVWGYGGVAADEKCFEQFNSKGSINGHCGTDPSGHFIKCDPENVRCGSLQCEQGSKQPVIDGMKDYYTRTIISIKKQEYECKATTGKVEGTDMPGWGLVRDGTSCGDNLICVNQTCTSLFPHIDQEKCPSNHDNSECSGNGVCTNVNKCYCDPGWSGPDCSIEQFIPTALPTPSTPESPKSGSDSKLEKKETPYENYHGSNTVFLVGMLMSVVGGVFVVFALMALCYRSVVVHKNFSLCLRRKSTVQKYDPPYSKKPQQKSYSSVSGNHHAEAAALDTVNKILTFGRMPQYREHKPQPKRHGVEEEDGGTGAEEVVSFIDLPPNNLTKLPEKGILKKHGGYGIGGGAIEHVERTLNQLNGYHEDILEVLKNAASRRDLAGTPSGSGNLLDEDALRKSLAECGYPDVYRKDTDGQDNGIDNGQEDEEEDVELQPPCGTIRIRTLEDLIRQLEHRATTRPYMSGQMSPSGSEEIRISEGDPDRHYRIDSSVCSESSQGSRRCSRGRDEDASRFVYGRYRQPTSRSPYGNHQHTHQHSHQMHLEDEGIYETADPDRGSNTRGETPDCESDAFIQAQQQVARWTSEDGGGVQHRPPQQPPPPPAMQLPVQQQTQQQQQQQQQQQHQLPVEQLPIKQRGYYPSPPQTENNLDASNNAEVESAQSQQQQQTLSDIREIDVNHLPNINKRPIDDNFSLDCNIMNNGSPKELLTNNTSDNENTALLPHTHFPEYKH
- the mmd gene encoding disintegrin and metalloproteinase domain-containing protein 11 isoform X18, whose amino-acid sequence is MFWLHCGLFVLVIAVSGFISSLADTTSKREADYTLDDSFWKEEETPVGEVERLLREYRQNQELVRNIGGHYYQIIYPVQLRHHEKMGISTREVGISKFPQRGYGDGGYQNSRGRMRTGRHFHRTSLLIKAFNHKFRLDLELNTQLLAPNLGQKDFLVGNAEQVSKQEIEHCYYHGTVRDYPGASAAFHTCNGVSGVIHLGNETFVIHPFYGGDLSQKHPHIIFEARTKANKGCANMGSDQRVKSRRQKHIGLSEIISDRYKRDVREATKYIETAIIIDKAMFDKRNGSTRAEVVHDAIQVANIADLYFRTLNTRVSVVYIETWQGSNQAKIESDIGQTLSNFNDYTMRRMYHITQDTIQLLTGETFSGGVSGIAVPSTVCSQRAVGISVDLNTYEPHLLAGTMAHMIGHNIGMSHDDGRSDCNCRDWHGCIMAQSIVGLENVQPYKFSECSKTDYIEALKVGNGICLFNKPNQLEIERRTCGNRVIDDGEQCDCGTIEECHEFDPCCDPITCKLTTEAECATGPCCNDCKLRPRGVVCRELTNECDLPEVCSGDTGQCPPDVYKKNGNPCSNNAGHCFNGVCPALDLQCEQVWGYGGVAADEKCFEQFNSKGSINGHCGTDPSGHFIKCDPENVRCGSLQCEQGSKQPVIDGMKDYYTRTIISIKKQEYECKATTGKVEGTDMPGWGLVRDGTSCGDNLICVNQTCTSLFPHIDQEKCPSNHDNSECSGNGVCTNVNKCYCDPGWSGPDCSIEQFIPTALPTPSTPESPKSGSDSKLEKKETPYENYHGSNTVFLVGMLMSVVGGVFVVFALMALCYRSVVVHKNFSLCLRRKSTVQKYDPPYSKKPQQKSYSSVSGNHHAEAAALDTVNKILTFGRMPQYSRGETQRVLFRPPNNVAAADGPRVKEHKPQPKRHGVEEEDGGTGAEEVVSFIDLPPNNLTKLPEKGILKKHGGYGIGGGAIEHVERTLNQLNGYHEDILEVLKNAASRRDLAGTPSGSGNLLDEDALRKSLAECGYPDVYRKDTDGQDNGIDNGQEDEEEDVELQPPCGTIRIRTLEDLIRQLEHRATTRPYMSGQMSPSGSEEIRISEGDPDRHYRIDSSVCSESSQGSRRCSRGRDEDASRFVYGRYRQPTSRSPYGNHQHTHQHSHQMHLEDEGIYETADPDRGSNTRGETPDCESSTTSSPVD